The window CGTGAGCCCGCCGCGGCAGCTCAGGTCGCGGGCGGGCGCGGTCGATCGATGTGGCCGAGGTCCCGGCCCGGGTCGAGCCGGTCGCGCACGCGGGTCTTCAGGGCCTTGACGTCCGGGAATCCGCCGTCGCGCTTGCGTTCCCAGACCTCCTCGCCGTCGACCGTGATCGCGAAGGCGCCGCCGGTCGACGGCACCAGCGTCACCGCGCCGAGGTCGGTGCCGAAGGTCGACAGCAGCTCCTGCGCCATCCAGGCCGAGCGCAGCAGCCAGTTGCACTGCGTGCAGTAGGTGATGACGATGGCGGGTTTTCGAGGATCGGACATCGGTTCGGTCTCGCTGAAGGCGCCCCGGCGGACCCTCTCTATGCACCGCGGCGGCCAGGATGTCGCGGCGCGCCGCCGAACCCCGGCCCCGGCGTCGGGCCGCCCGTCTTCCCGCGGGTCGTCGGCGGCACCGAGCGTTCACGGATGGTTCATCGCGCCGGTGGCCGCATCCCGGCCGGCCGCGCGAGGGGAGCTTGCCACGGATGAGGCGTGACGAGGAGGTTCGACGGCAGCCGACGGCGGCCCGCGGTGCGGGAGCGGCCCCGACGGACGACGATCTGCAGCCGTCCGAGGGAGAATCCGAACGGGTC is drawn from Lichenibacterium dinghuense and contains these coding sequences:
- a CDS encoding SelT/SelW/SelH family protein; translated protein: MSDPRKPAIVITYCTQCNWLLRSAWMAQELLSTFGTDLGAVTLVPSTGGAFAITVDGEEVWERKRDGGFPDVKALKTRVRDRLDPGRDLGHIDRPRPPAT